A genome region from Arthrobacter sp. V1I9 includes the following:
- a CDS encoding ATP-binding protein: protein MDEKLGKFIDNFADLVQLAQARSHRRQAGVQLLDTLTGHLGLAAEDLAVVEEQIPPHRFVDADIVMAGLAALDPESRLVGIGGGGQRHHQSLSDMLQQSQAFPQFPLAQPDYVNLAVGPDTQRQAVGFGLRLMTYDGGRLAVLQRAADPRAGRETASLEVAPENTETGTAFLAEYRRRMDSHSVLKGQVISLTMGEFGPSSGGVTFHHRPHLPGQEVILPTGLLQKVAGHAVGIAAHRESLKRHGQHLKRGVLLYGPPGTGKTHTVRYLLGQSEGTTAILLSGGSLARISEAARMARALQPSMVVLEDCDLIAEDRSFGHGPQPLLFEVLDAMDGLDNDADVAFVLTTNRPDMLERALAQRPGRVDLAVEIPLPALNERIELIRLYGRQASFSPDAVAAAAERTDGTTASFARELVRRAVVAAALEDVPVSDSHLAAAAEELLGDAESLTRSLLGSGAVETV, encoded by the coding sequence ATGGATGAAAAACTGGGGAAGTTCATCGACAATTTTGCTGATTTGGTGCAGCTGGCACAGGCCCGCAGCCATCGGCGCCAGGCAGGGGTGCAGCTGCTGGATACGCTGACCGGGCACCTGGGGCTGGCTGCCGAAGACCTCGCCGTGGTGGAGGAACAAATCCCGCCGCACAGGTTCGTGGACGCAGACATTGTGATGGCCGGGCTCGCCGCACTGGATCCGGAAAGCCGGCTGGTGGGGATCGGCGGCGGCGGCCAGCGGCACCACCAGTCCTTGAGCGACATGCTTCAGCAGTCACAGGCCTTCCCGCAGTTCCCGCTCGCCCAGCCGGACTACGTCAACCTGGCCGTGGGGCCGGATACCCAGCGCCAGGCGGTGGGTTTCGGCCTGCGGCTTATGACGTACGACGGCGGCCGGCTGGCTGTTCTGCAGCGCGCCGCGGATCCGCGCGCCGGCCGGGAGACGGCCTCCCTTGAAGTGGCGCCGGAAAACACCGAAACGGGCACGGCCTTCCTGGCTGAGTACCGGCGGCGGATGGACAGCCACAGTGTGCTGAAAGGGCAGGTTATTTCCCTGACCATGGGTGAATTCGGACCGAGCAGCGGCGGGGTTACCTTCCACCACCGGCCGCACCTGCCGGGGCAGGAAGTTATCCTTCCAACGGGCCTCCTACAGAAGGTGGCGGGCCACGCGGTTGGCATCGCCGCGCACCGGGAGTCCCTGAAGCGGCACGGCCAGCACCTCAAGCGGGGCGTCCTGCTGTACGGCCCGCCCGGGACCGGCAAGACGCACACCGTTCGGTATCTGCTCGGGCAGAGCGAGGGCACCACTGCAATCCTCCTCAGCGGCGGTTCCCTTGCCCGGATCTCGGAGGCGGCGCGGATGGCACGTGCGTTGCAGCCCTCGATGGTGGTGCTGGAGGACTGCGACCTCATCGCGGAGGACCGGAGTTTCGGCCACGGGCCGCAACCGCTGCTCTTTGAAGTCCTGGATGCCATGGACGGCCTGGACAACGACGCCGACGTCGCCTTTGTCCTCACCACCAACCGGCCGGACATGCTGGAGCGTGCGCTGGCGCAGCGGCCCGGCCGGGTGGACCTCGCCGTGGAGATCCCGTTGCCCGCTCTCAACGAGCGGATAGAGCTCATTCGGCTTTACGGCCGGCAGGCCAGTTTCAGTCCCGACGCCGTGGCTGCCGCCGCCGAACGTACGGACGGGACCACAGCGTCGTTTGCCCGCGAACTGGTACGCCGTGCCGTTGTGGCCGCGGCCCTCGAGGACGTGCCGGTGTCCGACTCCCACCTCGCAGCGGCTGCGGAAGAGCTGCTGGGTGACGCTGAATCCCTGACCCGGAGCCTGCTGGGCAGCGGAGCCGTGGAAACCGTCTGA
- a CDS encoding glycoside hydrolase family 1 protein, protein MHISARDLAALIPPGFTLGVATAAFQIEGALDEDGRGPAGWDVFSAKPGNIVEDHSPVVACDHYHRMPQDVALMKQLGVDSYRFSFAWPRIQPTGSGPANKAGLAFYDRLLDELLANGISPMATIYHWDTPLALDEAGGWMNRDTAYRLGEYAGILAEAFGDRVARWVTINEPATVSTNGYSLGLHSPGEELVLNAFPTVHHQLLGHGLAVQALRAAKVPGEIGMTNVYSPMVPNSINPLDYISAGMMDLAQNRLYADPVLTGKYPDLIRAAKFFSSFEHPPEDMELISQPLDFYGLNYYMPTKVAVGPGAGAVPASMAEAMGSDLSAAGSGGTPFHVETWPEADITAYGWPVKPEYMAVALKEMAERYPNLPPVILTEGGASFEDIIVRDKSTNARFIPDERRLKYLSDHLEAALRATAPGGDAESIDLRGYYVWSLMDNFEWSAGYNQPFGLLHVDRDTLERTPKASYYWYQELIEERDLAIAADVAIAQAAASEDLDTEVLDTEAPDDGVAPLGASA, encoded by the coding sequence ATGCATATTTCCGCCAGGGACCTCGCCGCACTCATCCCGCCGGGGTTCACCCTTGGAGTGGCAACCGCAGCCTTCCAGATCGAAGGCGCACTGGATGAGGACGGCCGCGGACCTGCCGGCTGGGATGTGTTTTCGGCCAAGCCGGGCAACATCGTCGAGGACCACAGCCCCGTGGTGGCCTGCGACCACTATCACCGCATGCCGCAGGATGTTGCCCTCATGAAGCAGCTGGGCGTGGACTCGTACCGGTTCTCGTTCGCCTGGCCCCGCATCCAGCCCACCGGCAGCGGCCCTGCGAACAAGGCCGGCCTGGCCTTTTACGACCGGCTCCTGGACGAACTCCTCGCCAACGGCATCTCGCCCATGGCCACGATCTACCACTGGGACACACCCCTGGCCCTGGATGAGGCGGGCGGCTGGATGAACCGTGACACCGCCTACCGGCTGGGGGAGTACGCCGGCATCCTTGCCGAGGCCTTCGGTGACAGGGTGGCGCGGTGGGTGACCATCAACGAGCCCGCCACCGTGAGCACCAATGGCTATTCGCTGGGCCTGCACTCGCCGGGGGAGGAGCTCGTCCTGAATGCCTTCCCCACCGTCCACCACCAGCTGCTGGGCCACGGCCTTGCCGTGCAGGCCCTGCGGGCGGCGAAAGTCCCCGGCGAGATCGGCATGACAAACGTCTACTCACCCATGGTCCCGAACTCCATCAACCCGCTGGACTACATCAGTGCGGGCATGATGGACCTGGCCCAGAACCGGCTCTACGCGGACCCCGTGCTGACCGGCAAATATCCGGACCTGATCCGCGCGGCCAAGTTCTTCAGCTCCTTCGAGCACCCGCCTGAGGACATGGAACTCATTTCCCAGCCCCTCGATTTCTACGGGCTGAACTACTACATGCCCACCAAGGTGGCTGTCGGGCCGGGCGCCGGCGCGGTGCCCGCGAGCATGGCCGAGGCGATGGGCAGCGACCTCAGCGCGGCGGGCAGCGGCGGAACCCCCTTCCACGTGGAAACCTGGCCGGAAGCGGACATCACCGCCTACGGCTGGCCGGTCAAGCCCGAGTACATGGCGGTGGCCCTGAAGGAAATGGCCGAGCGCTACCCCAACCTGCCGCCGGTCATCCTCACCGAGGGCGGGGCCAGTTTCGAGGACATCATCGTCCGGGACAAATCCACCAACGCGCGGTTCATCCCTGACGAGCGCCGCCTGAAGTACCTCTCGGACCACCTTGAGGCAGCGTTGCGGGCCACCGCCCCGGGCGGTGACGCCGAGTCCATCGACCTGCGCGGCTACTACGTATGGTCCCTCATGGACAACTTTGAGTGGTCCGCCGGCTACAACCAGCCCTTCGGATTGCTTCACGTGGACCGGGACACCCTGGAGCGGACACCCAAGGCCTCCTACTACTGGTACCAGGAACTCATCGAGGAGCGCGACCTCGCCATCGCCGCTGATGTTGCCATCGCACAGGCAGCGGCCTCCGAGGATCTTGATACTGAGGTTCTCGATACGGAAGCGCCCGACGACGGCGTGGCGCCGCTGGGTGCCAGCGCCTAG
- a CDS encoding App1 family protein: protein MDTAPNNSSEKTAHTLLPDALSGNQVFRLAHRISDGVNTVRIRLAKRWKFIPQTIAYQGYGSTSQVRVLGRVLLTQKPLPGSKAEHAAQNGNQNLRGWRAFTSVPLQFTDVEITIGDVVTHVRADRGGLIDTEVKVQLSPGWHTAVLRAEGTEPVEARIRVIAPDVKFGIVSDIDDTVMVTALPRPFLALWNTFVLSERARMATPGMAVLLDRLTIEHPDAPVIYLSTGPWNAAPTLARFLTRNMYPSGALLLTDWGLTQDRWFRSGQDHKLRNLARLASEFPDMRWLLIGDNGQHDEAIYSEFAQENPNRVAAIAIRQLSVSESVFAGGHSEDGDHTASQVPWIYSPDGAGMAKQLTTLDVL from the coding sequence ATGGACACGGCTCCGAACAATTCGTCAGAGAAAACAGCGCACACTCTGCTCCCGGACGCGCTCTCGGGAAACCAGGTGTTCCGGCTGGCACACCGGATCTCGGATGGCGTTAACACTGTGCGGATCCGGCTGGCCAAGCGCTGGAAGTTTATTCCCCAGACCATCGCCTACCAGGGCTACGGCTCCACCAGCCAGGTTCGGGTCCTGGGGCGGGTCCTGCTCACGCAGAAGCCGCTGCCGGGGAGCAAAGCAGAGCACGCCGCGCAGAATGGCAACCAGAACCTCCGCGGCTGGCGCGCCTTCACCAGCGTGCCGCTGCAGTTCACCGACGTCGAGATCACCATCGGCGATGTTGTCACCCACGTCCGGGCGGACCGGGGCGGGCTGATTGACACGGAGGTGAAAGTCCAGCTTTCACCGGGCTGGCACACGGCCGTCCTCCGGGCCGAAGGAACAGAACCTGTGGAGGCCAGAATCCGTGTCATCGCACCGGACGTGAAGTTCGGGATCGTCTCGGACATCGATGACACGGTGATGGTGACGGCCCTGCCCCGGCCGTTCCTGGCGCTCTGGAACACGTTCGTCCTGAGCGAGCGGGCCCGCATGGCCACCCCCGGCATGGCCGTGCTGCTTGACCGGCTCACCATCGAGCACCCCGACGCGCCGGTGATCTACCTGTCCACGGGGCCCTGGAATGCGGCCCCCACGCTGGCCAGGTTCCTGACCCGCAACATGTATCCGTCCGGCGCCCTTCTCCTTACGGACTGGGGCCTGACGCAGGACCGCTGGTTCCGCAGCGGCCAGGACCACAAGCTCCGGAACCTGGCGCGCCTGGCCAGCGAGTTCCCGGACATGCGCTGGCTCCTGATCGGCGACAACGGCCAGCACGACGAAGCGATCTACTCAGAGTTTGCGCAGGAAAACCCGAACAGGGTCGCCGCCATCGCCATCCGGCAACTGTCCGTCAGCGAGTCAGTGTTCGCCGGCGGACACTCGGAGGACGGCGACCACACCGCGTCCCAGGTGCCGTGGATCTACTCCCCGGACGGCGCCGGCATGGCGAAGCAGCTCACCACGCTGGACGTGCTCTAA
- a CDS encoding DUF72 domain-containing protein codes for MAIHIGTSGWSYNHWENVLYPPKLPVKDRLQHYVARFHTVELNASFYRWPRDTTFAGWNKRLPPGFNMSVKAPRGLTHARKLYEPEVWLERITRCWHELGDKRAVLLVQLPPGMERDDARLDYFLAAVPDWIRVTVEFRHPSWDCPEVFALLERHRAAYCIMSGANLPCILRTTAPFTYVRLHGPDHQHLYAGSYSDADLQWWADRIREWSADGLDVYAYFNNDGEGHAVRNAETLRGILGEG; via the coding sequence ATGGCAATCCACATCGGCACCTCCGGATGGAGCTACAACCACTGGGAGAACGTGCTCTATCCGCCCAAGCTGCCGGTTAAGGACCGGCTCCAGCATTATGTGGCCCGTTTCCATACCGTTGAACTCAATGCCAGCTTCTACCGCTGGCCCCGGGACACAACTTTTGCCGGCTGGAACAAGCGGTTGCCGCCCGGCTTCAACATGTCTGTTAAGGCTCCCCGCGGCCTGACCCACGCCAGGAAGCTCTATGAACCCGAGGTGTGGCTGGAGCGCATTACGCGCTGCTGGCATGAACTTGGTGATAAGCGGGCCGTCCTCCTGGTCCAGCTGCCGCCCGGCATGGAACGCGATGATGCCAGGCTGGACTATTTCCTCGCCGCAGTTCCGGATTGGATCCGGGTGACCGTGGAGTTCCGGCACCCCAGCTGGGACTGCCCCGAGGTCTTCGCCCTGCTGGAACGCCACCGGGCTGCCTACTGCATTATGAGCGGGGCGAATCTTCCCTGTATCCTGCGCACCACCGCGCCCTTCACCTATGTCCGGCTGCATGGGCCGGACCACCAGCACCTGTACGCCGGTTCCTACTCAGATGCGGACCTGCAGTGGTGGGCGGACCGGATCCGGGAGTGGTCCGCAGATGGCCTTGACGTTTACGCCTATTTCAATAACGACGGCGAGGGTCACGCCGTGCGGAACGCCGAGACCCTGCGCGGGATCCTGGGAGAGGGTTGA
- a CDS encoding glycoside hydrolase family 15 protein: MARIEDYAVVGDLHTGALVNKEGSIDWLCLPRFDSPACFNALLDTPDAGRWLLAPASGGACTRRGYRDGTLILETEWETPDGTVRVIDFMPPRDSVADIVRIVEGVSGSVKMHGELTLRFDYGHIIPWVRRDEYGMHAIAGPDAVYFVTPAPLHSENMHTVSDFTVNAGERVPFVLTWAPSHVGRPHTVDAEEVLGTTFAYWRGWASQCTVEGKYKEAVVRSLVTLKGLTYAPTGGIVAAVTTSLPEQLGGPRNWDYRYCWLRDATMTLQALLAAGYTSEAAAWRDWLLRAVAGDPADLQIMYGIHGERRLPEMELPWLKGYENSSPVRIGNGAAEQLQLDVWGEVLDCLALTRNSLLTHSDEAWDVQVALMEHLETIWDQPDNGLWEMRGPRRHFTHSKVMAWVAADRMVKGVRESGLPGPVERWETLRDTIHRDVMDNGFDARRNTFVQSYGRPELDASLLLIPRVGFLPPDDPRVIGTIEAIQRELTEDGFVLRYRPAESDDGLPGDEGVFIACSFWLVEALLGAGRHNESQELFERLLELRNDVGLLSEEWGVRSGRQLGNTPQAFSHFALVTSALELHQDTVRRSDTPIPPETAAAR, translated from the coding sequence ATGGCGCGAATTGAAGACTATGCAGTTGTCGGTGACCTCCATACAGGAGCGCTGGTCAACAAAGAGGGCTCCATCGACTGGCTCTGCCTTCCCCGGTTCGATTCCCCCGCGTGCTTCAACGCATTGCTGGATACTCCCGACGCGGGGCGCTGGCTCCTCGCGCCGGCGAGCGGCGGCGCCTGTACGCGCCGGGGCTACCGGGACGGCACCCTTATCCTGGAAACGGAGTGGGAAACACCCGACGGAACAGTCCGCGTCATCGACTTTATGCCGCCCCGGGATTCGGTGGCGGACATCGTCCGGATCGTCGAAGGCGTCAGCGGAAGCGTAAAGATGCATGGCGAATTGACCCTTCGCTTCGACTACGGCCATATCATCCCCTGGGTGCGCCGGGACGAATACGGCATGCACGCCATCGCCGGCCCTGACGCCGTCTACTTCGTCACCCCGGCCCCGCTTCACAGCGAGAACATGCACACCGTCAGCGACTTCACCGTCAACGCAGGGGAGCGGGTCCCCTTTGTCCTTACCTGGGCACCCAGCCATGTTGGACGGCCGCACACCGTTGACGCTGAAGAAGTGCTGGGCACCACGTTTGCGTATTGGCGCGGCTGGGCTTCGCAGTGCACCGTGGAGGGCAAGTACAAGGAGGCTGTGGTCCGGTCCCTCGTGACATTGAAGGGCCTGACGTACGCCCCGACCGGCGGCATCGTGGCGGCGGTGACCACCTCACTGCCCGAGCAGCTGGGCGGCCCCCGCAACTGGGACTACCGCTACTGCTGGCTGCGCGATGCAACCATGACGCTCCAGGCACTGCTGGCCGCAGGTTACACCTCCGAAGCTGCGGCCTGGCGGGACTGGTTGTTGCGGGCCGTGGCCGGCGACCCCGCGGACCTGCAGATCATGTACGGAATCCACGGTGAACGCCGCCTGCCCGAGATGGAGCTTCCCTGGCTGAAGGGCTACGAAAACTCATCACCTGTGCGCATCGGCAACGGCGCCGCCGAACAGCTCCAGCTGGACGTGTGGGGGGAAGTCCTGGACTGCCTTGCGCTGACGCGCAACTCCCTGCTCACGCACTCCGACGAGGCGTGGGACGTGCAGGTGGCACTGATGGAGCATCTCGAAACCATCTGGGACCAGCCAGATAACGGACTGTGGGAAATGCGTGGTCCCCGCCGCCACTTCACCCACTCGAAGGTCATGGCCTGGGTTGCCGCGGACCGGATGGTGAAGGGCGTCCGTGAATCAGGACTGCCCGGGCCGGTGGAGCGCTGGGAGACACTCCGGGACACCATCCACCGGGACGTGATGGACAACGGATTCGACGCCCGCCGGAACACCTTCGTGCAGTCCTATGGCCGGCCGGAGCTCGACGCCAGCCTCCTCCTGATCCCGCGTGTGGGGTTCCTGCCGCCGGATGATCCCCGCGTCATCGGAACCATCGAAGCCATCCAGCGGGAGCTGACCGAGGACGGGTTTGTGCTCCGGTACCGCCCGGCCGAGAGCGACGACGGCCTGCCCGGTGATGAGGGCGTGTTCATTGCTTGTTCCTTCTGGCTGGTGGAGGCGCTGCTGGGAGCAGGCCGCCACAACGAATCCCAGGAACTCTTCGAACGCCTCCTTGAATTACGCAACGACGTGGGGCTGCTGAGTGAGGAATGGGGCGTCCGGTCGGGCCGGCAACTGGGCAATACGCCCCAAGCTTTCAGCCACTTCGCACTTGTGACTAGCGCTTTGGAGCTGCATCAGGATACGGTTCGGCGAAGTGACACCCCCATTCCGCCGGAAACGGCGGCAGCGCGCTGA
- a CDS encoding HAD family hydrolase, translated as MAPPDSGSPDGGRRQGILFDVDGTLIDSSYIHTISWWGAFRQQGYDIPMASIHYYVGMGGDRLVDSLLPAGRDRSLDSEIMASHGALYASHWPALRTFDGAKDLLAQCHAAGLSVALASSARKQDLQVMKAVLDSDAFLDAATSANDAKESKPAPDILVAALEAIGVEAADAIFVGDAVWDMKAAGALGIPAIGVTCGGVRASELREAGAVEVYDGPRDLLQNLTSSAIGRLLAGA; from the coding sequence ATGGCCCCGCCGGACTCCGGGTCCCCCGACGGCGGCCGCCGCCAGGGGATTCTCTTCGATGTTGACGGCACCCTGATCGACTCGTCGTACATCCACACCATCTCCTGGTGGGGCGCTTTCCGCCAGCAGGGTTATGACATACCGATGGCGTCCATCCACTACTACGTGGGCATGGGCGGCGACCGCCTGGTGGACAGCCTCCTGCCGGCGGGCCGGGACCGGTCCCTGGATTCCGAAATTATGGCCAGCCATGGTGCGCTGTACGCCTCCCACTGGCCCGCGCTGCGCACCTTCGACGGCGCCAAGGACCTGCTCGCCCAATGCCATGCCGCGGGGCTCTCGGTTGCCCTCGCCTCGTCGGCCCGCAAGCAGGATCTGCAGGTGATGAAGGCCGTTCTGGACTCAGATGCCTTCCTCGATGCCGCCACCAGTGCCAATGATGCCAAGGAAAGCAAGCCTGCCCCGGACATCCTCGTTGCCGCCCTGGAAGCCATCGGAGTGGAAGCGGCGGATGCGATCTTCGTGGGGGATGCTGTGTGGGACATGAAGGCCGCGGGTGCCTTGGGCATTCCGGCGATCGGTGTCACCTGCGGCGGGGTCCGTGCAAGCGAACTGCGCGAAGCGGGCGCGGTGGAAGTCTACGACGGCCCGCGCGACCTGCTGCAGAACCTGACCTCAAGCGCCATCGGCAGGCTCCTCGCCGGCGCCTGA
- a CDS encoding zinc-dependent alcohol dehydrogenase has protein sequence MKALTWQGKRSVSVAEVPDPVIQEPTDAIVRITSTAICGSDLHLYEVLGPYMHKGDVIGHEPMGVVEEVGSAVTNLRKGDRVVVPFNISCGHCYMCNQGLQSQCETTQVKDKGSGAALFGFSELYGSVPGGQAEYLRVPHADYGPIKVGSELPDERYLFLSDILPTAWQGVEYADVPPGGTLAVFGLGPVGQFASRIGVQRGLRVIGVDPVAERRDMAARHGVETLDYAKGVADQLREMTAGRGPDAVIDAVGMEAHGSPVAGFAHQALGLLPDKLAQKAMETAGVDRLAVLHTSIDAVRRGGTLSLSGVYGGQASPMPLLTMFDKQIQVRMGQCNVRRWTDDILPLVEDDADPLGVMDLVTHRSGLEGAPALYEKFQKKEDGCIKVVLNP, from the coding sequence GTGAAAGCACTGACATGGCAGGGAAAGCGCTCGGTAAGCGTGGCAGAGGTACCGGACCCGGTGATCCAGGAACCCACGGACGCCATCGTCCGGATCACCTCCACCGCGATCTGTGGATCGGACCTGCACCTGTACGAGGTCCTTGGCCCGTACATGCACAAGGGCGATGTGATCGGCCACGAACCGATGGGCGTTGTGGAAGAGGTGGGTAGCGCCGTCACCAATCTCCGCAAGGGGGACCGGGTGGTGGTCCCCTTCAACATCTCCTGCGGCCACTGCTACATGTGTAACCAGGGCCTGCAGTCCCAGTGCGAAACGACGCAGGTCAAGGACAAGGGTTCCGGCGCTGCGCTCTTTGGTTTCTCCGAGCTCTATGGTTCCGTCCCGGGCGGCCAGGCCGAATACCTTCGGGTGCCCCACGCGGATTACGGCCCCATCAAGGTGGGATCCGAGCTCCCGGACGAGCGGTACCTGTTCCTCTCCGACATCCTCCCCACCGCATGGCAGGGCGTGGAGTACGCGGACGTCCCGCCCGGCGGCACCCTCGCCGTATTCGGGCTGGGGCCCGTGGGCCAGTTCGCCAGCCGCATCGGGGTGCAGCGAGGGCTCCGCGTCATCGGAGTGGACCCCGTCGCAGAACGGCGGGACATGGCAGCGCGGCACGGAGTGGAAACTCTCGATTACGCCAAAGGTGTTGCCGACCAACTCCGGGAAATGACGGCCGGAAGGGGCCCGGACGCGGTGATTGACGCCGTCGGGATGGAAGCCCACGGCTCACCTGTTGCCGGCTTCGCGCACCAGGCACTGGGACTCCTGCCCGACAAGCTCGCGCAGAAGGCGATGGAAACCGCTGGTGTGGACCGGCTCGCGGTGCTCCATACCTCCATTGACGCAGTGCGGCGTGGTGGAACACTGTCCCTGAGCGGGGTCTACGGTGGCCAGGCCAGCCCGATGCCGCTGCTGACCATGTTCGACAAGCAGATCCAGGTGCGGATGGGGCAGTGCAACGTGCGGCGCTGGACCGATGACATCCTTCCCCTCGTGGAGGACGACGCCGACCCGCTGGGTGTGATGGACCTGGTCACCCACCGCTCGGGGCTGGAAGGCGCGCCGGCCCTGTACGAGAAGTTCCAGAAGAAGGAAGACGGCTGCATCAAGGTGGTCCTCAACCCCTGA
- a CDS encoding serine hydrolase, protein MGIRRRRAWKRVAACLCSVLLVASSTGCIEEPPPPEPDHPAFALLKDFSARMLEEGAPAVLIAVRNGDNTWTHAAGVRSLESKEPATIADPLQIGSITESLVAVSVMKLVEEGRLDLDAEVSTYLPEFGTVLHPPGPVTVRQLLTHESGIPDFYVPRLASGNWEATMNRPLSLERQLALAATVPWDGRLARIFDYSRSNYSALALIVERVRGKGIGPVLAADIAEPLGLANTRLDGGSPPATMIHGYITVEGKRLDVARPAWVGELPSGGVLSTVEEVNRFYAALLQGRLLSPDTVTAMKGGYSQYYGFALRRWNNTCNNRFYYGLPGDIDGYGMISVTSEDGSKQLALAVAYPPAPPTLELNPLISEMQDVAQEALNKLCPEN, encoded by the coding sequence ATGGGCATCCGCCGGAGACGTGCGTGGAAACGGGTTGCAGCCTGCCTGTGCTCGGTCCTGCTGGTGGCATCCTCGACCGGCTGCATCGAGGAACCACCGCCCCCGGAGCCGGACCACCCGGCCTTCGCCCTTCTGAAGGACTTCAGTGCCCGGATGCTGGAGGAAGGCGCCCCTGCAGTCCTTATTGCCGTCAGGAACGGTGACAACACGTGGACGCACGCTGCCGGAGTCCGCAGCCTGGAGTCAAAAGAACCGGCGACAATCGCGGATCCTCTCCAGATAGGAAGCATCACCGAATCACTGGTGGCGGTCTCGGTGATGAAGCTGGTGGAGGAGGGCAGGCTCGATCTGGATGCAGAAGTCAGCACTTATCTCCCTGAGTTCGGAACCGTGCTGCACCCACCCGGGCCTGTCACAGTCCGCCAACTCCTGACCCACGAGTCGGGAATCCCCGACTTCTATGTTCCCCGGCTGGCCTCCGGAAATTGGGAGGCGACGATGAACCGGCCGCTCAGCCTTGAACGGCAACTGGCCCTTGCCGCCACCGTACCGTGGGACGGCCGGCTGGCGCGGATTTTCGACTACTCCCGTTCGAACTACTCAGCCCTTGCCCTGATAGTCGAACGGGTCCGCGGAAAAGGGATTGGGCCCGTCCTGGCCGCTGACATCGCGGAGCCTCTGGGCTTGGCGAATACCCGCCTGGACGGCGGGTCCCCGCCAGCCACCATGATTCACGGCTACATCACCGTCGAAGGAAAGCGGCTGGACGTGGCGCGGCCGGCCTGGGTCGGTGAGCTGCCCTCCGGCGGAGTCCTGTCCACAGTGGAGGAAGTGAACAGGTTCTACGCGGCACTGTTGCAGGGCAGGCTGCTGTCACCAGACACCGTGACGGCCATGAAGGGCGGCTACTCGCAGTATTACGGCTTTGCCCTGCGGCGGTGGAACAACACCTGCAACAACCGCTTCTACTACGGCCTTCCCGGAGACATCGACGGCTACGGCATGATTTCAGTGACCAGCGAGGACGGCAGCAAGCAACTGGCCCTTGCAGTCGCGTACCCGCCCGCGCCGCCGACCCTCGAGCTGAACCCATTGATCTCTGAAATGCAGGATGTGGCGCAGGAGGCCTTGAACAAGCTCTGCCCGGAAAACTGA
- a CDS encoding bifunctional allantoicase/(S)-ureidoglycine aminohydrolase, translating to MGKYYSPEGGLPPQTHLTTERAIVTEAYTVIPRGVMTDIVTSNLPGFTNTRSWIIARPISGFATTFSQLIVEVGPGGGAPKAEFEAGVEGVVFVTRGKVNLTLDGELHQLEEGGYAYLAAGSQWGLENVSDDVVSFQWIRKAYERLEGYEAKSFVTSDQEVEPTAMPDTNGAWKTTRFTDSSDLAHDMQVNIVTFQPGGVIPFPETHVMEHGLYVLEGKAMYLLNNDWVEVEAGDFMWLRAFCPQACYAGGPGEFRYLLYKDMNRQVRLT from the coding sequence ATGGGCAAGTACTACTCCCCCGAAGGCGGCCTGCCGCCGCAGACCCACCTGACCACCGAGCGGGCCATCGTGACCGAGGCCTACACGGTCATTCCCAGGGGCGTGATGACCGACATCGTGACCAGCAACCTGCCGGGCTTCACCAACACCCGGTCGTGGATCATCGCCCGTCCCATCTCCGGGTTCGCCACCACGTTTTCCCAGCTGATCGTGGAAGTCGGCCCGGGCGGCGGCGCCCCGAAGGCCGAGTTCGAGGCCGGCGTGGAAGGTGTCGTCTTCGTGACCCGCGGCAAGGTCAACCTGACCCTGGATGGTGAACTGCACCAGCTCGAAGAAGGCGGCTACGCCTACCTTGCCGCCGGCTCCCAGTGGGGGCTGGAGAACGTTTCGGACGACGTCGTGTCCTTCCAATGGATCCGCAAAGCCTACGAGCGGCTCGAGGGGTACGAGGCGAAGTCCTTCGTCACCAGCGACCAGGAAGTGGAGCCGACGGCGATGCCGGACACCAACGGCGCGTGGAAGACCACCCGGTTCACGGACTCCAGCGACCTGGCGCACGACATGCAGGTGAACATCGTGACGTTCCAGCCCGGCGGCGTGATCCCTTTCCCGGAGACCCATGTCATGGAGCACGGCCTGTACGTCCTGGAAGGCAAAGCCATGTACCTGCTGAACAACGACTGGGTGGAAGTGGAGGCGGGCGACTTCATGTGGCTGCGCGCGTTCTGCCCGCAGGCCTGCTACGCCGGGGGCCCCGGCGAGTTCCGGTACCTGCTCTACAAGGACATGAACCGCCAGGTCCGCCTCACCTAA